In Zingiber officinale cultivar Zhangliang chromosome 6A, Zo_v1.1, whole genome shotgun sequence, a single genomic region encodes these proteins:
- the LOC121997519 gene encoding protein PHLOEM PROTEIN 2-LIKE A9-like, translating to MTSHYKPSDTLIGELTKQVGDNKITIKPKALAVTWGKDSRYWDINDKEKEGSITLNQVSWLEVTGSFSIKDLTCGKYNLKFKVALKPNAFGWQGSPVYFFVINPMSGKRIWKKRDLSTLKKDGKEAYVPDDLNFEFTADPKPQVSQINFGLYEIWKGGWKGGLEIQEVVIEKIKA from the exons ATGACTTCCCATTACAAACCCAGCGACACACTAATAGGAGAGCTTACAAAACAA gtTGGTGACAATAAAATCACAATCAAGCCGAAGGCGCTTGCGGTCACTTGGGGCAAAGACTCTCGCTATTGGGATATCAATGACAAAGAGAA GGAGGGCTCGATCACATTGAATCAAGTGTCATGGCTCGAGGTGACCGGTAGTTTCTCGATTAAAGACCTAACCTGTGGCAAGTATAACCTCAAGTTCAAGGTGGCGTTGAAGCCGAACGCGTTTGGATGGCAAGGTAGCCCGGTGTACTTCTTCGTGATCAATCCGATGTCCGGCAAGAGGATATGGAAGAAAAGGGATTTGAGCACCCTAAAGAAAGACGGGAAAGAAGCGTATGTACCTGACGATCTCAATTTCGAATTCACGGCAGACCCCAAGCCTCAAGTCTCCCAAATCAATTTTGGATTGTATGAGATATGGAAGGGGGGATGGAAGGGAGGCCTAGAAATCCAAGAAGTTGTTATCGAAAAAATTAAAGCCTAA
- the LOC121997520 gene encoding protein farnesyltransferase/geranylgeranyltransferase type-1 subunit alpha-like, producing MSTSSDEDDVERIPLCSRPEWSDVQPLPQDDGPNPVVSIAYRDEFRETMDYFRAIYAADERSCRALELTTEAIGMNPGNYTVWHFRRLVLESLNANLHEERDFVDRITFQNSKNYQIWHHRRWLAEKLGTEAANRELEFTKQVFALDAKNYHTWSHRQWVLESLGGWENELEFCCELLEDDVFNNSAWNQRYFVITRSPLLGGLQAMRDSEVCYTSKIILADPHNESPWRYLRGLYKGEIQMLISDNKVPELCLKVLEINKSNLFALSLLLDLLSRGHQPSDELRAVIGALRSSQDIAGTHGLAATLCLVLETVDPMRSSYWAWRRTNLPTGVC from the exons ATGTCGACCTCCTCCGACGAAGACGACGTCGAACGGATACCACTGTGCTCGCGGCCGGAGTGGTCCGATGTCCAACCTCTGCCGCAGGACGATGGCCCCAACCCGGTCGTCTCCATCGCCTACCGCGATGAGTTCCGCGAGACAATGGACTACTTCCGCGCCATCTACGCTGCCGACGAGCGGAGCTGCCGCGCCCTCGAACTCACCACGGAGGCCATCGGGATGAACCCGGGCAACTATACT GTTTGGCACTTCAGACGCCTTGTGCTCGAGTCATTGAATGCAAACTTACATGAAGAAAGGGATTTTGTTGACAGAATTACTTTCCAGAATTCTAAGAACTACCAGATCTG GCACCACCGGCGGTGGCTTGCTGAGAAACTGGGAACAGAAGCAGCGAATAGAGAACTGGAGTTTACCAAACAAGTGTTTGCTCTTGATGCTAAAAATTATCATACTTGGTCTCATAGACAG TGGGTTCTTGAGTCATTAGGTGGATGGGAAAATGAGCTTGAATTTTGCTGtgagcttcttgaagatgatgttttcAACAATTCAGCTTGGAATCAG AGGTATTTTGTCATCACCCGATCGCCGCTGCTCGGAGGCCTACAAGCCATGAGAGATTCTGAAGTGTGCTATACGAGCAAAATAATCTTAGCCGACCCACACAACGAAAGCCCTTGGAGATACCTTCGAGGGCTTTACAAGGGTGAAATCCAAATGTTAATCAGCGACAATAAAGTACCTGAGCTATGTTTGAAGGTTTTGGAGATAAATAAAAGCAACTTGTTTGCTTTGAGCCTGCTCCTGGATCTTCTTTCTCGAGGCCACCAACCCTCCGATGAGCTTAGAGCCGTCATCGGAGCTTTAAGAAGCTCGCAAGACATTGCAGGAACTCATGGCTTGGCTGCTACTTTGTGCCTTGTATTGGAGACAGTGGATCCAATGCGATCAAGCTACTGGGCGTGGCGGAGGACAAATCTTCCGACTGGAGTTTGTTAA